The following are from one region of the Stigmatella ashevillena genome:
- a CDS encoding histidine kinase, producing the protein MRSQLKPHFLLNTLNTIAGFAKQDPRRTMIPAYRRANRAVSALVVERGC; encoded by the coding sequence TTGCGCTCGCAGCTCAAGCCGCATTTCCTCCTCAACACGCTCAACACCATCGCCGGCTTCGCCAAGCAGGATCCGCGACGGACAATGATCCCGGCCTACCGGCGAGCGAACCGCGCGGTGAGTGCGCTCGTCGTCGAGAGGGGTTGTTGA
- a CDS encoding O-antigen ligase family protein, translating into MRWPGGRASSPLAAPLPLQGPGVLRQRYVRRAPPSADAVPAVQTVPAVQTVPAVQSEAPPVPERAVRKGLLSSSALVPLFIAVQILTQLALLWEVLAPLRMIFRIFSFGASLLLLALVPGQRLRHPALPFALAAMAVTALNLFHPQTSSLMAGAAQLGIQFAVLGPLIWVTRLRIDAQVLRRTLGLLFLFNAASAALGVLQVYAPGKFQPAMSVIIESMGEAYTQSLQFVGPTGERIFRPFGLTDTPGGATTGAFYAVLLGSGFLLSEKGGLIRLLSVGGIFLGIVCLYLCQVRASAMMLLVCMLAIVAVLAFNGRLLRMTKLIAVVGGFAVVGFGWASTMGGDAIVSRWNTLFEDQAGDVYYDNRGRFLDSALTAYLPEYPLGAGLGRYGMPNSYFGDNSDPSRPPLWVEIQWAAWVLDGGIFVLVLYPLALLATLFWSLRLASSKDDQHEFWLWGSILFGFNLGAIAITFSYPFFMSQTGMVFWLLNAALFGAHHHAVHQARPPVPNATLHAHRR; encoded by the coding sequence ATGAGGTGGCCTGGGGGACGTGCATCATCCCCACTCGCAGCCCCTCTTCCGCTCCAGGGGCCCGGTGTGCTGCGACAGCGATATGTCCGCCGTGCTCCGCCGTCCGCGGACGCAGTGCCCGCGGTGCAGACAGTGCCCGCGGTGCAGACAGTGCCCGCGGTGCAGAGCGAGGCACCTCCTGTCCCTGAGCGTGCCGTGCGCAAGGGGTTGCTCTCGTCGAGCGCCCTGGTTCCGCTGTTCATCGCCGTGCAGATCCTCACGCAGCTTGCCTTGCTGTGGGAGGTGCTGGCCCCGCTGCGGATGATCTTCCGCATCTTCTCGTTCGGGGCGAGCCTGCTGCTGCTCGCGCTCGTGCCCGGCCAGCGCTTGAGGCACCCCGCCTTGCCGTTCGCGCTCGCCGCCATGGCGGTCACCGCTCTCAACCTCTTCCACCCGCAGACGAGCAGCCTGATGGCGGGAGCGGCCCAACTGGGCATCCAGTTCGCCGTGCTGGGGCCGCTCATCTGGGTCACCCGGCTGCGCATTGATGCGCAGGTGCTCCGGCGCACGCTGGGGCTGCTCTTCCTGTTCAACGCGGCGAGCGCGGCGCTGGGGGTGCTGCAAGTCTATGCCCCCGGCAAGTTCCAGCCCGCCATGTCGGTCATCATCGAGAGCATGGGCGAGGCCTACACCCAGAGCCTCCAGTTCGTGGGGCCCACGGGGGAGCGCATCTTCCGGCCCTTTGGCCTCACCGATACGCCGGGGGGCGCCACCACGGGGGCCTTCTACGCCGTGCTGTTGGGCAGCGGCTTTCTGCTCAGCGAGAAGGGAGGGCTGATCCGCCTGTTGAGCGTGGGAGGCATCTTCCTGGGCATCGTCTGTCTCTACCTGTGCCAGGTGCGTGCCTCCGCGATGATGCTGTTGGTGTGCATGCTGGCCATCGTCGCGGTGCTGGCCTTCAACGGCCGGCTCTTGCGGATGACCAAGCTGATCGCCGTGGTGGGAGGCTTCGCCGTCGTGGGCTTCGGGTGGGCCTCCACCATGGGCGGCGACGCCATCGTCAGCCGCTGGAACACGCTCTTCGAGGACCAGGCGGGCGACGTCTATTACGACAACCGGGGGCGCTTCCTCGACAGCGCCCTCACGGCCTATCTGCCGGAGTACCCCCTGGGCGCGGGGCTCGGCCGGTACGGGATGCCCAACTCCTACTTCGGCGACAACAGCGATCCGTCCCGGCCGCCCCTGTGGGTGGAGATTCAGTGGGCCGCGTGGGTGCTGGATGGTGGCATCTTCGTGCTGGTGCTCTACCCGCTGGCGCTGCTCGCCACGCTGTTCTGGTCCCTGCGGCTCGCCTCGAGCAAGGACGACCAGCATGAATTCTGGCTGTGGGGCAGCATCCTCTTCGGGTTCAACCTGGGTGCCATCGCCATCACCTTCAGTTACCCGTTCTTCATGAGCCAGACGGGCATGGTGTTCTGGCTGCTCAACGCCGCCCTCTTTGGCGCCCACCACCACGCGGTCCATCAGGCCCGCCCTCCCGTGCCGAATGCGACCCTACACGCTCATCGCCGGTGA
- a CDS encoding LysR family transcriptional regulator, with protein MSAIDFEVSVPQLRCFIAVVDADSVAEAGRRLGMSAASVSKAITRLEEGAGVRLLHRSTHALSLTEAGEALLEPAREAVRAAEAFEEAAGHARGSGAAGVVRLTAAVGFVRHVLVPMLGELARLHPEIHLDVRATNEVLDLAEGGIDLAIRSGSLVGLPGHIHQTWFTCPWVICAAPSYLARRPEPRTIAELDEHDLVRFRNPQSGRIQPWPHRTVAGTTEGTYEPRARFAFDDGDAVWGTMLAGGGIACVPLYLAAASLRNGTAVEVLSDFRGAAASVVMLRRDRRLTPGRLATLMAFLSARAPDFSDFLGPASS; from the coding sequence ATGAGCGCCATCGACTTCGAGGTCTCCGTTCCGCAACTGCGATGCTTCATCGCCGTGGTGGACGCCGACTCTGTCGCCGAGGCCGGTCGCCGCCTCGGGATGTCAGCGGCGAGCGTGTCGAAGGCGATCACCCGGCTCGAGGAGGGCGCCGGCGTGCGGCTCCTCCACCGGTCGACCCACGCGCTTTCTCTCACCGAGGCCGGAGAGGCGCTGCTTGAGCCGGCGCGCGAGGCCGTGCGCGCGGCGGAGGCCTTCGAGGAAGCAGCCGGGCATGCCAGAGGCAGCGGCGCCGCCGGCGTCGTGCGCCTCACCGCGGCGGTGGGGTTCGTCCGGCACGTCCTCGTGCCGATGCTCGGCGAACTCGCGCGGCTTCATCCCGAGATTCACCTCGACGTCCGCGCGACGAACGAGGTTCTCGATCTTGCCGAGGGCGGCATCGACCTCGCGATCCGATCCGGCTCCCTCGTAGGTCTGCCAGGCCACATCCATCAAACCTGGTTCACGTGCCCGTGGGTGATCTGCGCCGCGCCGAGCTACCTCGCCCGGCGCCCCGAGCCGCGGACGATCGCGGAACTCGACGAGCACGACCTCGTCAGGTTCCGGAACCCCCAGAGCGGACGGATCCAGCCCTGGCCCCACCGGACGGTGGCCGGCACGACCGAGGGGACCTACGAGCCCCGGGCGCGGTTCGCGTTCGACGACGGCGACGCCGTCTGGGGGACGATGCTCGCGGGCGGCGGCATCGCATGCGTCCCGCTCTACCTCGCGGCCGCCTCGCTCCGGAATGGCACGGCAGTCGAGGTCCTCTCCGATTTCCGCGGCGCCGCCGCGAGCGTGGTCATGCTGCGCCGGGATCGCCGGCTGACGCCCGGTCGCCTCGCCACGCTGATGGCCTTTCTGAGCGCGCGCGCCCCGGACTTCTCCGATTTCCTCGGACCCGCATCGTCTTGA
- a CDS encoding glycosyltransferase family 4 protein gives MRPYTLIAGDFVATGGMDRANLALASHLAQRGHPVRLVAHRVADELRALPNVRFIPVPKPAGAYLLGEPLLDAAGRLWALRTLAEGGEVVANGGNCTVPAVNWIHYVHGAYASEATGTPLRQLKAHVSQRYYRYTERRAVRRARLVIANSERTREDILQATGIPAERVHVIYLGSDPHRFQPVSSQERKDARAELGWPESRRIALFVGALGDRRKGFDSLVSAWEWLCAHELWDVDLKVVGDGPQREAWEREVQARSLSGRIQFLGFRKDVPKLLAAADLLVSPTRYEPYGLGVQEALCAGLPALVSRRAGVAERYPDALQELLIEEPDDVSELVRRLEGWRAREAELAPHVSELSGKLRAWTWERMAVELVDLLERDGTR, from the coding sequence ATGCGACCCTACACGCTCATCGCCGGTGACTTCGTCGCCACTGGTGGGATGGACCGGGCCAACCTGGCCCTGGCAAGCCACCTCGCGCAGCGAGGCCACCCCGTGCGTCTGGTGGCCCACCGGGTGGCGGACGAGCTGAGGGCCCTTCCCAACGTGCGCTTCATTCCGGTGCCCAAGCCCGCGGGGGCGTACCTGCTCGGCGAGCCGTTGCTGGACGCCGCCGGACGCCTCTGGGCCCTTCGCACCTTGGCGGAGGGAGGCGAGGTGGTGGCCAACGGAGGCAATTGCACGGTGCCTGCCGTCAACTGGATCCATTATGTCCACGGGGCTTATGCCTCCGAGGCCACGGGGACGCCGCTGCGCCAGCTCAAAGCCCACGTGAGCCAGCGGTACTACCGTTACACCGAGCGCCGGGCCGTGCGCCGGGCCCGCCTCGTCATCGCCAACTCCGAGCGCACGCGGGAGGACATCCTCCAGGCGACGGGCATCCCCGCTGAGCGTGTTCATGTCATCTACCTGGGGAGCGACCCCCATCGCTTCCAGCCGGTGTCCTCGCAAGAGCGGAAGGACGCCCGGGCGGAGTTGGGGTGGCCCGAGTCCCGGAGGATCGCGCTGTTCGTGGGCGCGCTGGGAGACCGGCGCAAGGGGTTCGACTCGCTCGTCTCCGCTTGGGAGTGGCTGTGCGCGCATGAGCTTTGGGACGTGGACCTCAAGGTGGTGGGCGACGGGCCACAGCGGGAGGCCTGGGAGCGCGAGGTCCAAGCGCGGTCTCTGAGTGGGCGCATCCAGTTCCTCGGCTTTCGCAAGGACGTGCCCAAGCTCCTGGCCGCTGCGGACCTGCTCGTCTCGCCCACGCGCTATGAGCCCTATGGGCTGGGCGTGCAGGAGGCTCTGTGCGCTGGGTTGCCCGCGCTGGTGAGCCGGAGGGCGGGGGTGGCGGAGCGTTACCCGGACGCCCTCCAAGAACTGCTCATCGAGGAGCCGGACGACGTGTCGGAACTGGTCCGGCGCCTGGAGGGATGGCGGGCGCGGGAGGCGGAGCTGGCGCCGCATGTCTCGGAGCTGTCCGGGAAACTGCGCGCCTGGACCTGGGAGCGCATGGCGGTGGAACTCGTGGATCTCCTGGAGCGGGACGGGACGCGGTAA
- a CDS encoding cytochrome c peroxidase, giving the protein MSQPLRRRNLQPLAVIAFVATSACSTKTEPTVTVEPLFKEAFQGTNGRACATCHVPEDNFTLTPAHVARLLETNPDDPLFAAIDADDPTAETLTFEHLKKGLVRVWLTLPGNMDLIDEGGNVITPGDRKIFVWRGVPSLADSALTAPYQLDGRERTLEEQAQGAITAHSEGGKVSKAELERIAAFERTVFSSDRARKVADELASGVEFGAVSDVEASLTLSPEEKRGREVYEKVCAPCHGGANKATIVARDIHDMAFPALKPDGNVLFQVPATDPPTPVLAPQPENEFINIGSALENFLVQLGATEHESFTKDVSFPAYRFRFYQDASRTERVADLPPALPLDDPFSPRVDADGNPVTGPNFFPQLFTTDPGRAAITGNPYDFEAFDIPTLRGIGKTAPYWHNNISETLEDVVSLYSDHLFSKFPPLILPGEKEPDPDGDIGPPEALTKEQKSDLAAFLKRL; this is encoded by the coding sequence ATGAGCCAACCTCTTCGCCGCAGGAACCTCCAGCCTCTCGCGGTCATCGCCTTTGTCGCGACGAGCGCTTGTAGCACCAAGACGGAACCGACCGTCACCGTGGAGCCGCTCTTCAAGGAAGCCTTCCAGGGCACCAACGGCCGCGCCTGCGCCACCTGCCATGTGCCGGAAGACAACTTCACCCTCACGCCCGCGCACGTCGCTCGATTGCTCGAAACGAATCCGGACGATCCACTGTTCGCCGCGATCGATGCCGACGATCCCACCGCCGAGACGTTGACCTTCGAGCACCTCAAGAAGGGGCTCGTGCGCGTGTGGCTCACGTTGCCCGGCAACATGGACTTGATAGACGAGGGTGGCAACGTGATCACCCCAGGCGATCGCAAGATTTTCGTGTGGCGTGGAGTTCCCTCGCTCGCCGACTCGGCATTGACTGCACCCTATCAATTGGATGGACGCGAGCGGACGCTCGAAGAACAAGCACAAGGTGCCATTACGGCGCACAGCGAAGGCGGCAAGGTGAGCAAGGCCGAGCTCGAGCGCATCGCGGCGTTCGAGCGCACCGTCTTCTCATCGGACCGAGCTCGCAAGGTTGCCGACGAGCTTGCGAGCGGGGTCGAATTTGGCGCAGTGAGCGATGTCGAAGCCTCGCTGACGCTGTCTCCCGAAGAGAAGCGCGGCAGGGAAGTCTACGAGAAGGTATGCGCGCCCTGTCACGGGGGCGCCAACAAGGCGACGATCGTGGCTCGCGATATTCACGATATGGCCTTCCCAGCCCTCAAACCCGATGGAAACGTGCTTTTTCAAGTCCCAGCGACAGATCCCCCAACCCCGGTGCTCGCGCCTCAGCCTGAGAATGAATTCATCAATATCGGATCGGCGCTGGAAAACTTCCTGGTTCAGCTCGGCGCAACTGAACACGAGAGCTTTACAAAGGATGTGAGCTTTCCAGCTTACCGGTTTCGGTTCTACCAGGACGCTTCTCGCACAGAGAGAGTCGCGGACCTGCCTCCGGCTCTTCCGCTCGATGATCCGTTCTCTCCCCGAGTCGACGCCGATGGCAACCCCGTGACAGGGCCGAACTTCTTCCCGCAGTTGTTTACTACCGATCCGGGGCGCGCCGCGATTACAGGAAACCCCTACGACTTCGAGGCATTCGACATCCCAACGTTGCGTGGGATCGGGAAGACTGCTCCCTACTGGCACAACAATATCTCGGAGACCCTGGAAGATGTCGTCTCGCTCTACAGCGACCACCTGTTTTCCAAATTCCCACCCCTCATCCTACCGGGAGAGAAGGAGCCGGACCCGGATGGGGACATCGGCCCTCCCGAGGCCTTGACCAAAGAACAGAAGAGCGACTTGGCCGCATTCTTGAAACGTCTTTGA
- a CDS encoding DUF1330 domain-containing protein, producing the protein MALMERGLPRERRAPQGWEDNAIATWQFVDAARRASHQKHPPLQQRAEADSQVTKGIPMIAFTPADLDRFLREDDGAPVVMLNLLRFRPDGGRERYFEYLQLAGPLVARYGAEILYAGDGRTPLAAEPGQDWDTVALVRYPSRRAFADMLADPEYAVADPVRMSALAEAVLQPTRSILPT; encoded by the coding sequence ATGGCGCTCATGGAGCGCGGTCTACCGCGCGAGCGCCGGGCACCGCAAGGGTGGGAAGACAACGCCATCGCCACCTGGCAGTTCGTCGACGCCGCACGGCGAGCATCGCATCAAAAGCATCCTCCTCTTCAACAACGTGCCGAAGCAGACTCTCAAGTAACGAAAGGAATCCCAATGATTGCGTTCACCCCCGCAGATCTCGATCGCTTCCTCCGCGAGGACGACGGCGCGCCGGTCGTCATGCTCAACCTGCTCCGCTTCCGCCCCGACGGCGGACGGGAGCGCTACTTCGAATACCTGCAGTTGGCGGGTCCGCTCGTCGCGCGCTACGGCGCGGAGATCCTCTATGCGGGCGACGGCAGGACGCCGCTCGCGGCAGAGCCGGGCCAGGACTGGGACACCGTCGCCCTGGTCCGCTATCCGAGCCGACGCGCCTTCGCGGACATGCTCGCTGATCCGGAGTACGCAGTCGCCGATCCCGTGCGCATGTCGGCGCTCGCAGAGGCGGTTTTGCAGCCCACGCGGAGTATTTTGCCGACCTGA
- a CDS encoding M23 family metallopeptidase — MAIRRRFTANLAVLGIIATTLVGALPAQADDAAMIQPASGRISYVVGGCPSDPRPTHAGIDIAGSAGTPIVAAYDGVVTTRVVNFGTTGYGNHVIITHASGYTTLYAHMQQAPAVALSQTVAKGQTLGLIGNTGNSFGAHLHFELRRNGANIANQGYACGQTVTRGYPIPMDFPELQSNTPKTIHETAVHGTAWKKMSTAQQIASKVFTTVNMGTGWGDILSSSGGYLVHSFVSGGRWITLNSGLALNATSMSAVNVGQASPQILAVEDGKLMHVWGDSNGWQKGWTGIHTTGKVSAVVMADNSIQAMINQGGTLYQVWAGGGAWHIGSTGRPVGDAFEAVYMGGSAPQVMTVLNGQLHQIWASSTEWVVMSTGIAIAPGATLSALNMGGGWPQVFTAEAGNLYQTAVMNGGWTRMATGTPASGPIDAVYLGGGQQPRVYTAD; from the coding sequence TTGGCGATACGTAGGCGCTTCACGGCGAACCTGGCAGTGCTCGGGATTATCGCGACAACGCTCGTCGGCGCGTTGCCGGCTCAGGCCGACGATGCGGCGATGATCCAGCCGGCTTCGGGGAGGATCTCGTATGTCGTCGGCGGCTGCCCCTCTGACCCCAGGCCGACGCACGCGGGAATCGACATCGCGGGCTCAGCGGGCACGCCCATCGTGGCCGCGTACGACGGGGTCGTCACCACTCGTGTCGTCAACTTTGGCACGACAGGCTATGGGAACCATGTGATCATCACACACGCGTCCGGCTATACGACGCTTTACGCGCACATGCAGCAAGCGCCGGCCGTCGCATTGAGCCAGACCGTGGCGAAGGGCCAGACGCTCGGCCTCATTGGCAACACCGGGAACTCATTCGGAGCGCACCTGCATTTCGAGCTCAGGCGGAATGGGGCGAACATCGCGAACCAGGGTTACGCGTGCGGCCAGACGGTGACGAGGGGTTACCCGATCCCCATGGACTTTCCCGAGCTCCAGTCCAACACGCCCAAGACGATCCACGAGACGGCAGTACACGGCACTGCGTGGAAGAAAATGTCCACGGCGCAGCAGATCGCGTCGAAGGTCTTCACGACCGTGAACATGGGGACGGGATGGGGTGACATCCTCAGCAGTTCCGGCGGCTACCTCGTGCACTCGTTCGTGAGCGGTGGACGGTGGATCACCCTCAACTCAGGGCTCGCATTGAACGCCACGAGCATGTCTGCCGTGAATGTCGGGCAAGCGTCGCCGCAGATTCTCGCGGTGGAGGATGGCAAACTCATGCACGTCTGGGGCGACTCGAACGGCTGGCAGAAGGGTTGGACCGGCATCCACACGACTGGCAAGGTCTCCGCTGTCGTGATGGCGGACAACTCGATCCAGGCGATGATCAATCAGGGTGGAACGCTGTACCAGGTGTGGGCCGGCGGCGGCGCCTGGCACATCGGGTCCACGGGACGGCCGGTCGGCGACGCGTTCGAGGCGGTGTACATGGGGGGCAGCGCACCCCAGGTGATGACCGTGCTGAACGGGCAGCTCCATCAGATCTGGGCCTCGAGCACGGAGTGGGTGGTGATGTCGACGGGGATTGCGATTGCGCCCGGTGCGACCTTGAGTGCCCTGAACATGGGCGGAGGGTGGCCGCAGGTGTTCACAGCTGAAGCCGGGAACCTGTACCAGACCGCCGTCATGAATGGCGGTTGGACGAGGATGGCGACCGGGACTCCGGCATCCGGGCCAATCGACGCCGTCTACCTGGGGGGCGGTCAACAGCCCCGCGTGTATACTGCGGACTGA
- a CDS encoding glycosyltransferase family 4 protein: MSGPRVAPVTPRSEGTVLHVHSGNLYGGVESFLRTLAREQRGAAGPSHAFALCFEGRMSQELRETGASVTLLGGVRVSRPWTVWRARSALAELLRRERYTVAVCHSPWSQALFGPVVRASGLPLVFFQHDALEGKHWVERWARVTAPDLSISNSRFTAGTLRNLYPDRPWKVRYLPVAPPAPGSDSEERAKVRAELGTGEHEAVIIQACRMEAWKGHRLLLEALGRLRHVPGWGLWVAGGAQRPYEARYLAELEALATELGIRGRVRFLGQRSDVPRLLRAADIHCQPNLGPEPFGIAFIEALQARLPVVTTAMGGPLEIIDGSCGVLVAPRPEPLAEALRRLIEAPEERRRLGAAGPARARELCEPSVFFRGLAEDLQSLTSRGLS, from the coding sequence TTGAGCGGGCCGCGCGTCGCGCCGGTGACTCCGCGCTCCGAGGGCACCGTCCTTCACGTGCACAGTGGCAACCTGTACGGCGGGGTGGAGTCGTTTCTGCGGACGTTGGCCCGGGAGCAGCGGGGCGCGGCGGGGCCCTCCCATGCGTTCGCGCTCTGCTTCGAGGGCCGGATGAGCCAGGAGCTTCGGGAGACGGGCGCCTCCGTCACCCTCCTGGGCGGAGTGCGGGTGAGCCGGCCCTGGACGGTGTGGCGTGCCCGGAGCGCGCTCGCGGAACTCTTGAGGCGCGAGCGGTACACGGTGGCGGTGTGTCACTCGCCCTGGTCCCAGGCGCTTTTTGGCCCCGTGGTGCGTGCCTCGGGGCTCCCGCTCGTCTTCTTCCAGCATGATGCGCTGGAGGGAAAGCACTGGGTGGAGCGGTGGGCGCGGGTGACCGCTCCGGACCTGAGCATCTCCAACAGCCGCTTCACGGCTGGGACGTTGCGCAACCTCTATCCGGACAGGCCGTGGAAGGTGCGCTACCTGCCGGTGGCTCCGCCCGCGCCCGGCAGCGACAGCGAGGAGCGCGCGAAGGTGCGCGCGGAGCTGGGCACGGGCGAGCACGAGGCCGTCATCATCCAGGCCTGCCGCATGGAGGCCTGGAAGGGCCACCGGTTGCTCCTGGAAGCGCTCGGGCGCCTCCGGCACGTGCCGGGCTGGGGGCTCTGGGTGGCGGGAGGAGCGCAGCGCCCCTACGAGGCGCGCTATCTGGCGGAGCTGGAAGCCCTGGCCACCGAGCTGGGCATCCGGGGGCGGGTGCGGTTCCTGGGGCAGCGCTCGGATGTTCCGCGGTTGTTGCGCGCGGCGGACATCCACTGTCAGCCCAACCTGGGGCCGGAGCCTTTCGGCATCGCCTTCATCGAGGCATTGCAGGCACGGTTGCCGGTGGTCACCACCGCCATGGGGGGCCCGCTGGAGATCATCGATGGCTCCTGTGGCGTGCTCGTCGCGCCCCGTCCCGAGCCCCTGGCCGAGGCCCTGCGGCGTTTGATCGAAGCGCCCGAGGAGCGGCGGCGGCTTGGGGCCGCGGGCCCTGCGCGCGCCAGGGAGCTCTGTGAGCCGTCCGTCTTTTTCCGAGGACTGGCCGAGGATCTTCAGTCCCTCACCTCGCGAGGCCTCTCATGA
- a CDS encoding glycosyltransferase gives MEAHVQTLAHAQAALGAQVEVLCINHSAEGEGFSHEFRGRSATREEWDGPVRVTRLGRWASVLRMDVLPDLVPELVRALSRGVDILHVHTPNPTMVLALDALPWLPTVVVTHHSDVIRQRVAGTLFRPFEMLLYTRARRVLATSEAYVGGSSLLRRFRRKVRALPLGVDLAPWLVPSAAALEAEERWRGQGSAPLWVMVGRLVYYKGIFTALEALAKVPGRLLVVGVGPLEREGRMRARELGIEDRVTWAGYLSSEELAGAYRASTALWFPSNARSEAYGLSQVEAMASGRPVLNTAIPHSGVPWVSLHEQTGLTVPVGDAWALAKAAQRLLDEPGLAERLGRTARERAQAEFRHDVMAEHSLSLYAEAQRASSAAQRDTASPRGSP, from the coding sequence ATGGAGGCCCACGTCCAGACACTGGCGCACGCGCAGGCGGCGCTGGGGGCCCAGGTGGAGGTGCTGTGCATCAACCACTCGGCCGAGGGCGAGGGCTTCAGCCACGAATTCCGGGGCCGCAGCGCGACCCGCGAGGAGTGGGATGGGCCGGTGCGCGTGACGCGCTTGGGGCGATGGGCCTCGGTGCTGCGCATGGACGTCCTGCCGGACCTGGTGCCCGAGCTGGTGCGGGCCCTGTCGCGCGGGGTGGACATCCTCCACGTGCACACGCCCAACCCCACCATGGTGCTGGCGCTGGATGCGCTGCCCTGGCTGCCCACGGTGGTCGTCACCCACCACAGTGACGTCATCCGCCAGCGGGTGGCGGGCACCCTCTTCCGCCCATTCGAGATGCTGCTGTACACGCGGGCTCGCCGGGTGCTGGCCACCAGCGAGGCCTATGTGGGGGGCTCGTCCCTGTTGCGGCGCTTTCGCCGCAAGGTGCGCGCGCTGCCGCTGGGCGTGGATCTCGCCCCCTGGCTGGTGCCCTCGGCCGCGGCGCTGGAGGCCGAGGAGCGTTGGCGGGGGCAGGGGAGCGCTCCGCTTTGGGTGATGGTGGGCCGGCTCGTCTATTACAAGGGGATCTTCACCGCGCTCGAGGCGCTGGCGAAGGTGCCGGGCCGGCTGCTGGTGGTGGGCGTGGGGCCGCTGGAGCGGGAAGGCCGGATGCGGGCGCGGGAGCTGGGCATCGAGGACCGGGTGACGTGGGCTGGGTACCTGTCCTCGGAGGAGCTGGCCGGGGCCTACCGGGCCTCCACCGCCCTCTGGTTTCCGAGCAATGCCCGCAGCGAGGCGTATGGGCTCTCGCAAGTCGAGGCCATGGCGAGTGGACGGCCCGTGCTCAACACCGCCATTCCCCATTCGGGGGTGCCGTGGGTGAGTCTCCACGAGCAGACGGGGCTCACCGTGCCGGTGGGAGACGCCTGGGCCCTGGCGAAGGCCGCCCAGCGCCTGCTGGATGAGCCGGGACTGGCCGAGCGCTTGGGGCGCACCGCGCGGGAGCGGGCCCAGGCCGAGTTCCGGCACGACGTGATGGCCGAGCACAGCCTGTCCCTTTATGCCGAGGCCCAGCGGGCCTCCTCCGCGGCCCAGCGGGACACGGCCTCTCCGAGGGGAAGCCCTTGA